CAGCCGCCGCCTGCTGGGCGAGCTGCGCCGCTTCGTGGACGACGGCGGCGCGGCCGTCGTCGTCGAGCACCGGGTGGAGGAGCTGCTGGAGTTCGGCCCCACCCAGGTGCTCTACCTGGAGGAGGGGCGGCCACGCTTCACCGGCGACGTGCCCGGCTTCCTGCGCGCGGCGCCGGTCGCGCACGTCAAGCTGCCCTTCGAGGCGCTGGTGGCCAGGGCGGACGAGCTGCCCGAGGCGCCGGCCGTACCGAGGGCGGCGGCCGGGCCCGGGGCGACCCACCTCGAGTACCGGGGCGTCACTCTGGGGTACGGCGAGCGGCCCGTCCTGCGCGAGGTCGACCTGGCGCTCGGGGCGACCGAACGGGTCGCCGTGCTGGGCCGCAACGGCGCGGGCAAGTCGACGCTGCTGCGCGCGGCGGTGCGGCTGATCGAGCCGGAGCCGGGAGAGGTGCTGGTGGACGGCGAGCCCATCGGCGGGCGCTCGGTGCTGAGCCTGGCCACGACGTTCGGCTACGTCTTCCAGAACCCCAGCCAGGCGCTGTTCTCCGCGACGGTGCGGGAGGAGCTGGCCTTCGGCCCGCGCAACCTCGGCTGGACGGCCGACCGGATCGCCGAGGTGTCGAACGAGGCCCTGGCCACGATGCTGCTCCAGCACGAGCCCGACATCATGAACCGCTCGCCCCACACGCTCTCCCACGGTCAGCAGCGCCGCCTCACCGTCGCCCTCGCCCTCGCCATGCGCCCGGAGACGCTCATCCTCGACGAGCCGACCGCGGGTCAGGACCTCCACACCACCACGACGTTCATGGAACGCGTGCTCGGCGGGCTGCGCAGCGTCTACTTCATCACCCACGACGTCGATCTGGC
This window of the Nonomuraea africana genome carries:
- a CDS encoding ABC transporter ATP-binding protein, translating into MIIDIRDASVRYRSTGRQVLSEVSLAVGAGDFALVSGPSGCGKSTLLRMINGLVPHSYRAEVRGRVDVGGRPVAEQTIRQLSTVVGTLLQDPHKQIVGATVFAELAFGPENLALPRADILARIEEVAARVGITHLLRRATHELSGGELQMVAFAGVLVMRPQVVVVDEPLANLDPAASRRLLGELRRFVDDGGAAVVVEHRVEELLEFGPTQVLYLEEGRPRFTGDVPGFLRAAPVAHVKLPFEALVARADELPEAPAVPRAAAGPGATHLEYRGVTLGYGERPVLREVDLALGATERVAVLGRNGAGKSTLLRAAVRLIEPEPGEVLVDGEPIGGRSVLSLATTFGYVFQNPSQALFSATVREELAFGPRNLGWTADRIAEVSNEALATMLLQHEPDIMNRSPHTLSHGQQRRLTVALALAMRPETLILDEPTAGQDLHTTTTFMERVLGGLRSVYFITHDVDLAITSADRIVIVDGGRIVADASPAELAHREQLWAESGLRATSLVRAVRDRLQGTGTVPHPFELARLTPQ